A genome region from Erigeron canadensis isolate Cc75 chromosome 3, C_canadensis_v1, whole genome shotgun sequence includes the following:
- the LOC122593668 gene encoding pentatricopeptide repeat-containing protein At5g16420, mitochondrial: MTRGSLIPNAANRIRFYIRHYSTNNNNNSSIDPFVAHHHLSAIESKSQLLKSYTVTPPIKPWPQKLWPKRLVAMITRQQNLDLALQIFYHAGNYHSGFEHNYETYHSIIHKLSRARAFEPVETLVSRLQKSGIKCGENLFIDVLRSYGLAGRPKDSLRIFLRIQDFGVTKSVRSLNTLLNVLIQNRKYKLVHALFKCSKEKFDIVPNVFTCNILLKAFCNNGDIEGALKVLDEMPAMGMVPNLVSYTTVLGGYVSKGDMVGAKEMFGQILDRGWIPDATTYTILMDGFCKQGRFVDAVKVMDEMEDNKVEPNDVTYGVMIEAFCREKKTGEALNLLDDMFDKKYMPTSALCCRLIDALCEDGKVEDACELWKKLLRKNCTPDNSISSTLIHWLCKEGKIGQARKLFDEFERSSTPSVLTYNTLIAGMCETGELCEAGRLWDDMVEKGCVPNAFTYNMLIKGFCKGGNAKEGIKILEEMLDKRCLPNKSTYSILLLGLCESGDEAKVVKVLDMTRSSGHVIDGDVWQVLVTKFGSSLSKKGDVIVESVSVKDAA; the protein is encoded by the coding sequence ATGACGAGGGGTTCTCTAATTCCAAATGCAGCTAACAGAATCCGTTTTTATATACGTCACTACTccacaaacaacaacaataactcTAGCATAGATCCGTTTGTCGCCCACCACCATTTATCGGCTATTGAATCGAAATCCCAACTCCTTAAATCCTACACGGTAACACCTCCGATCAAACCTTGGCCACAAAAGCTATGGCCCAAACGCCTTGTGGCCATGATCACCCGCCAACAAAACCTTGACCTTGCCCTCCAAATCTTTTACCACGCCGGAAACTACCATTCCGGATTTGAACATAATTACGAGACCTATCATTCCATCATTCACAAGCTTTCTCGTGCTCGTGCCTTTGAACCGGTTGAAACCCTTGTTTCCCGTTTGCAAAAGTCGGGCATCAAGTGTGGTGAGAATCTTTTTATTGATGTCTTACGCAGTTATGGCCTAGCCGGCCGTCCTAAAGACTCCTTACGGATATTCTTGCGGATTCAAGACTTTGGTGTCACAAAATCTGTACGGTCTTTGAACAcccttttaaatgttttgattCAGAATAGGAAATACAAGCTCGTTCATGCTTTGTTTAAATGCAGTAAAGAAAAGTTCGATATCGTACCAAATGTGTTTACTTGTAACATTCTTTTGAAAGCATTTTGTAACAACGGTGACATAGAAGGCGCCCTTAAGGTTTTAGATGAAATGCCAGCGATGGGAATGGTGCCAAATCTTGTGAGTTATACAACTGTGTTGGGAGGTTACGTTTCGAAAGGGGATATGGTCGGTGCAAAAGAGATGTTTGGTCAAATTCTTGATAGAGGGTGGATCCCTGATGCGACGACTTACACGATTTTGATGGATGGGTTTTGTAAGCAAGGGAGATTCGTTGATGCAGTGAAAGTGATGGACGAGATGGAGGATAATAAAGTTGAGCCTAATGATGTTACTTATGGTGTTATGATTGAAGCTTTTTGTAGAGAGAAGAAGACCGGTGAAGCTTTGAATTTGCTAGATGATATGTTTGACAAGAAATACATGCCAACTTCGGCGCTTTGTTGTAGATTGATCGATGCTTTGTGTGAAGATGGGAAGGTCGAGGATGCATGTGAGCTTTGGAAGAAGCTTTTGAGGAAGAATTGTACTCCTGATAATTCAATATCAAGTACACTTATACACTGGCTGTGTAAAGAAGGGAAGATTGGGCAAGCTAGGAAGCTGTTTGACGAGTTTGAAAGGAGTTCAACTCCTAGTGTATTAACATATAATACACTGATTGCAGGGATGTGTGAGACGGGAGAGTTGTGTGAGGCTGGTAGGTTGTGGGACGATATGGTGGAGAAGGGATGTGTTCCGAATGCATTTACGTATAACATGTTAATTAAAGGGTTTTGCAAAGGTGGTAATGCAAAAGAAGGGATCAAGATTTTGGAGGAGATGTTGGATAAGCGGTGTTTGCCAAACAAAAGTACGTATTCAATTTTACTTTTGGGACTCTGTGAATCAGGGGATGAAGCAAAAGTAGTGAAGGTACTTGATATGACTCGTTCTAGTGGACACGTGATTGATGGAGATGTTTGGCAGGTTCTTGTAACCAAATTTGGTAGTTCTCTTAGTAAGAAGGGAGATGTTATTGTTGAATCAGTATCTGTAAAGGACGCCGCTTAG
- the LOC122593669 gene encoding putative glucose-6-phosphate 1-epimerase yields MSRSESESESSSSLENKSCEIIKGINGLDKIILREIHGTTVEVYLYGAHVTSWKNDQGEELLFVSSKAVFKPPKAIRGGIPICFPQFSNLGSLEAHGFARCRLWSIDPDPPAFPPNVTNRAYVDLLLKPTEEDLKIWPHSFEYRLRVTLGPGGDLMLTSRVRNTNTDGKPFTFTFAYHTYFSVSDISEVRVEGLETLDYLDNLKNRERNTEQGDAITFESEIDKIYLSTPSKIAILDHEKKRTFVIRKDGLPDAVVWNPWDKKAKAMADFGDEEYKHMLCVEAAAIEKPITLKPGEEWKVRQELSAVPSSYCSGQLDPNKVLKGS; encoded by the exons ATGTCAAGATCAGAATCGgaatcagaatcttcatcatcattagaAAATAAGAGTTGTGAGATCATCAAAGGTATAAATGGTCTTGATAAAATCATCCTTCGTGAAATCCATGGCACTACTGTTGAG GTATATCTGTATGGAGCTCATGTGACATCTTGGAAAAATGACCAAGGAGAAGAGTTGCTTTTTGTCAGTAGTAAG GCTGTTTTTAAGCCTCCAAAGGCAATACGTGGAGGTATTCCAATATGCTTTCCTCAA TTCTCAAATTTAGGCTCCCTTGAAGCACATGGATTTGCTAGATGCAGATTGTGGTCCATAGACCCTGATCCTCCTGCTTTTCCACCCAATGTCACAAACAGAGCTTATGTTGATCTCTTACTTAAACCGACTGAAGAAGATTTGAAGATATGGCCTCACAG CTTTGAGTATCGGCTGCGAGTTACTCTGGGACCTGGAGGAGACTTAATGCTGACATCTCGGGTCAGAAATACTAACACTGATGGAAAGCCATTTACATTCACGTTCGCTTATCACACCTATTTTTCTGTTTCAGATATCAG TGAAGTTCGAGTGGAAGGATTGGAGACACTTGATTATCTTGACAACTTGAAGAACAGGGAGAGAAATACCGAACAAGGGGATGCAATAACGTTTGAATCAGAG ATTGACAAGATCTATCTCAGTACACCATCAAAGATTGCAATTCTGGATCATGAAAAAAAACGAACATTTGTCATCCGCAAAGATGGACTTCCTGATGCTG TGGTGTGGAATCCATGGGATAAGAAGGCAAAGGCTATGGCTGATTTTGGAGATGAGGAGTACAAACACATGCTTTGTGTGGAGGCAGCCGCGATTGAGAAACCCATTACATTGAAGCCTGGTGAAGAGTGGAAAGTAAGGCAAGAACTATCGGCTGTTCCTTCAAGCTATTGCAGTGGGCAGCTCGACCCTAATAAAGTTCTCAAGGGTAGTTGA